In Colletotrichum destructivum chromosome 1, complete sequence, the sequence ACGTCATGTCACCCACGACCTTCTTTTACACTCTATTTCAGGACGGCCTGCAGGCTCTCAAGAACCTGGGAAATGGGTTAGGAACTCAAGCATGCAACTTCGCGTTCGTTAACACTTACCTCCAGCTcaaccttggcctcggcaacATCCTGCTCGCTTCCGCTGCCGGAGGCAACcttctgggcctcggcgatcaAGGACTTGACGGTCTCGGCGCTGAAATCCTCGATGGGGTATCCCTCGGTGGCGTTGATGCTGAGGACAGAGTTGGGCTGAACAACGGCGAAACCGCCAGACACTGCGGACGTCATCTCCCGTCAGTTTCTAATTCTTGTCATCCCTTGGGAAGCTTGTTATGATGTGACGTACGGAAAAACTGCTTGTTGGGGCCGCTCTCCTCGATAACCTCGACCAGGCCGGACTTCAGCTGCTCAATGGAGGGAACGTGGTTGGCGAGGACACCCATATCGCCGGACTCGGCGGGGATGTTGACCTGAACGACATCCTGGGACTTGTAGATGGCCTGCGGTTGCGGTAATTAGCTTCGATCCTTCAATTGGCTCCCCCGTTGTGCCGcattctcgtcgtcggctcgTGTCTGGCTTGATGTGTTCGGAAGACATCGCGTTCGTACCTGGTGAGGGAGCGACAAGCTCAGCTTGATCTGCGAATCGTCAGCGGGAGTTCGGAGGCCAGCTCGGAGCACGAAGAGTGGTGCTTGCCTTGTCCGAGACGGCATCTGCGTAGGTTCTGCGCTGGAGGGGGGCGCGGATAGCAGCAGGGCGGGCCCGGAGAGCCGCGCGCGCGAAGCGGAAAGAGTTCATGATGGGCTGAGCTGGCAATGGGGATGTGATGCTGGAGACAGCTCGGGTGAGGTCGCGGGCAGGAATCTTTCGGCTGAGTCCATTCGCGATTCGGCTAGCGGGAGAAACTTTGGTCACGCCGCAAAGCACATGACCCGCTACGCACGGAGCAACCCCGACTCTCGCATCTCCCTCTTTTTCTACATGCCGATGCATTAGTTCATTTTCACAGGTATGTAAAGGGAATACTGACTTCAATGGTCTGTCTGCCAGCGCCAGGCAATCCATTCACAGCCCAACGCCAAATTGCTGAGTAAGCGTGGGGGCACCACATGGAATGTCACCACCTCCGTGATGGCAAACCACCCGTCTTGAATGAATAAATGCCGATAAGCCGTTCATGTCTGTTCAACCAGGAAGCTCTCCTACCTTCCCAAGGGAGTGCGGTCTTTTCAATCTCGATGAAGCAGCTTCAATCCTACGTGTCACATCATAGAAATCGACCGCCAAGAACGTGTATATTCAAGAGAAGAGTTTCTAGACCACTCCCATCAGTGTGAGGAAGCGAGGAATCTTTGGGTTCTGGGCCAGGAGGGTACGGTTCCGATTGGGGAACCCATCATGGCACAGCAGAGCGGTTTTTCCGCTGAACATACGCTGTTCTGCTTTAATCAACATAGTTTATGCCATGAAACCCAACTGAAGCTCAGTGGCAGGACGCTTGCATGAGATATTGAAGTAGCATCGACCTTCGTGTTCAATTCATGGTCTAGTTGGCGGTGTATATACCGTCCTACCGACTTCGAGCAGCGAAAAGGTTGCCTGCCCTGATCACATAACGACAACACCGAGTAACCAACCGTCCATCCCACTTCCACAACTATTACTCCTCAACATTACTAAAATGTTTCTTCGGTACACTGGGGTTGACAAGACGGCCTGGACAATACTTGGCAGATCGCCTCGCCAGCCTCTTTGGATGCTCTGGCATTTGACATCTGGCCCATGTCTTTCCTAACTTGTTAAAACTCCATATTCTTTACACAGCCGCAGGTGTACTGTATACGTCACCATACACATATATTGTGGATGTTTTAGTGCCCATATCAATAGGAATTAGAAGAGCTCTATCTACAAGGACTTACATCGTCTGGTCTTACCAAGAGGAGGAATCAAATCGGCAACTAAACATCTTCTTCGGCTGAGCATAAATTCGTCGACGTGGGGGTGTGTTTCGGATCTACTATGATGTTAGCGAGAAACAGCAGGATTTCGTTCAGCAGAAAGAGTCTGTACCTACAAGACAAGATATTGATGACGTTTGCGTGGTGTGTTCAAGCGGAGGTTTTCCCTGGAATATAGGTTTTGGCAGTACATCTAGATCCATCAACATTTGCAAATCTGCCAGCTTTCATTGCAAGCTTCCATTTCCCGTATCGCCTGGTGCTGGATGCAACCTGCAAGGGCCTATCGAAACCGCGGTGATGTGCCTCGCAACTTTTGACCAACCACAAAGGATTTATTGGCGCCGCCACACGACCTGGTCGCTTTCAACTCGCTGCCCAGTGGTCATTCACATGTGGACTTGCAAGCGTTTGCATTGCCTACAGTAGTCTGCAAGGCCTACTTGTCACGCTTCCGTATCTCACTTTCCTTCCAGGCCTTtcagcctcgtcgatgacCGTATTCGTTTTCGGCCACATCTTCTAAGTTTAGTCTCACCAAATCACAGCCCATCATGGACTCTCCATTGCCCGAAGTCATATCCATGGAATCCTCGGCTCGATCTGATAGTTGCTTTCGCGTACGCTGCGGATCACCGGTCAAATACATTGTCACCACCCAGGGCACACTCCACGGCGACGCCTTGCTCATGCCTCTCTTCTCACTTCCACCTCTTCCCTACAGCCGCGACGACTGGACTGTCGCCACCATTTCCCGCAGCAATGAAACCGGCGAGCTGGTACCATCGCTTTCGAACGGTACACTGCTTGGTGTGAAGGAAATATGGCACCCGGAAATGGTCGATTGCTTGTCATTAGATCGCGTCGAGCGCCTAAGCGCCACAGCTTTTGAATGCATCCGCAGAAGACAACAAACCGGCACAGTCACAACGATTGCCAAAGTGGCACGCTTCGAATGGGAGATTCCACGTATGGAGCGCGTGCGTACCGCCTGCTCGAAGGAACGGGCATTGCGCCGCGGTTCCTCGGTCATGTTTAAGAGCAAGGGCGGACAGTAGGAATGCTACTGGAGAAGATTGAGGATGGCCAGTTTGCTGGGGT encodes:
- a CDS encoding Putative ATP synthase, F1 complex, delta/epsilon subunit, F0F1 ATP synthase delta/epsilon subunit yields the protein MDCLALADRPLKSVFPLHTCENELMHRHVEKEGDARVGVAPCVAGHVLCGVTKVSPASRIANGLSRKIPARDLTRAVSSITSPLPAQPIMNSFRFARAALRARPAAIRAPLQRRTYADAVSDKIKLSLSLPHQAIYKSQDVVQVNIPAESGDMGVLANHVPSIEQLKSGLVEVIEESGPNKQFFLSGGFAVVQPNSVLSINATEGYPIEDFSAETVKSLIAEAQKVASGSGSEQDVAEAKVELEVLESLQAVLK